In Prunus dulcis chromosome 2, ALMONDv2, whole genome shotgun sequence, a single genomic region encodes these proteins:
- the LOC117620156 gene encoding telomerase reverse transcriptase isoform X3, translating to MRKKRCVPEVLRRLFHNRPLTLADAITSLLPPHSSSSVPDDCRFCKGSRCLSCSGPNGMSFILRPNDPSDYCNLLNHCYVVWERAPTLAHFSPDSHWSQIEIVRAVIEVMMLEQPLSSNVICTGYDKCNQSSPIVELLNSSAWCLLLERRKKHEQVTGLPISNLCPKKLKPAPQALHQQSLQNPCGPRKKRERDDNIQSMLKRQQLGSSFSTDETFSSVTCSDSGFDRNKHGHTEAAMETTSTVSDGDEGNLNHELQQSSERLKKRKRPFRWQRCRKRRQLTSQETSVKGPFTTVLADKESLPGRLSCCLKPSSGLHDTKCSCLGFQVAQKVAKGAEIDRKSMFFNLERSLSVFPKRHVLNSVKPNSVGAESLVKCIFGMSDIESALSKICPHGSGPCLMGSACLHHSLVKSLKILIRRARHCHHLRLLEKHCFITSPNPNAIKNSGCIFEGERRGNSVLKKSQCCTTDSCNGSPAAIDSHSEAIKSYCLKSQVVSFVWAVCRSIIPPDLLGTPSNWRMLRRNISKFICLRRFENFSLKQCMHKLKTSRFPFLSDKQYFCCMNNQAPKGVDGKSSEINKGSTKLNDAAHLVKQKVLESWIYWFFSSIIVPLLQANFYVTESENGKQDLYYYQKSVWEKVKNKTVTCMKAQNYHYLDTATTRRIIRKRLFGFSKLRICPKEYGVRLLANLKASSRMPRQEFYLGDRSGGRLGRTKMHQRRVRFEHFKSVNRVLRDTHAVLKSIRFKEPEKLGSSVFDYNDVYRKLCPFVIGLKNGSAMMPDVFIVVSDVSKAFDSVDQDKLLCVMKDVLRTDEYFLKHAYEVLCTKKSLWVHEKPILVDQNTSSRFKSSVVHRSLHSVLVNQECSRSVKKQELFFNLNQHVKRNVLQLDKKFYLQGVGIPQGSVLSSLLCSLYYGHLDRNVIFPFLEKTWEPARVDLSRGHNFEDTSAAQSGSEDKIGSSSSHFLVRFIDDFLFISTSKKQASSFYSRLQRGFRDYNCFMNEKKFGVNFNIRPMPGLPSNRVYLGEDGISFLRYCGLLINSCTLEVQADYTKYLSNHLSSTLTVSWQGQPSRHLKEKLCDYMRPKCHPIFFDSNINSASVVRLNIYQAFLLCAMKFHCYVRDISNIWKLCNRSYANMIKRSLRYMYVLIKRRMRSVYNGSDFQPILQLEKGEVEWLGLFAYIQVLKRKQSRHKELLSLLTSKLLSHKITGSVSSQLSYAVDRSHSSLMWKIKY from the exons ATGCGGAAGAAACGCTGCGTTCCGGAGGTCCTCCGCCGGTTATTCCATAACCGGCCGCTCACATTGGCCGACGCCATCACCTCCTTACTCCCTCCTCATTCCTCGTCGTCAGTCCCCGACGACTGTCGTTTTTGCAAGGGCAGCCGTTGCCTCAGCTGCAGCGGGCCCAACGGCATGTCGTTCATTCTCCGACCCAACGACCCTTCCGATTACTGCAACCTCCTCAACCACTGCTACGTCGTCTGGGAACGCGCCCCTACGCTTGCTCACTTTTCCCCCGACTCTCATTGGTCCCAAATTGAG ATTGTGAGAGCGGTGATTGAAGTGATGATGCTTGAGCAACCTCTGTCTTCCAATGTGATATGTACTGGTTATGATAAG TGTAATCAGTCAAGCCCCATTGTGGAGCTTCTAAATTCTTCGGCTTGGTGTCTTCTATTAGAAAGG CGTAAGAAACATGAGCAGGTCACAGGTCTTCCTATCAGTAACTTATGTCCGAAGAAGTTGAAGCCTGCACCGCAGGCACTACATCAACAGTCATTGCAAAATCCATGTG GACCCCGGaaaaagagggaaagagaTGATAACATACAGTCAATGTTGAAGAGACAGCAGCTCGGTAGTTCTTTCAGCACTGATGAAACATTCAGTTCTGTTACCTGCAGTGATAGTGGATTTGATAGGAATAAGCATGGCCATACTGAAGCAGCTATGGAAACAACCAGCACTGTTAGCGATGGCGATGAGGGTAATTTAAATCATGAACTTCAACAGAGTTCAGAAAGGCTTAAGAAGCGTAAAAGACCATTTAGATGGCAGCGCTGCAGGAAGCGCAGACAATTAACTTCTCAAGAAACCAGCGTTAAGGGTCCTTTCACAACAGTTCTTGCTGACAAAGAGAGCTTACCTGGCAGGCTTTCTTGTTGCTTGAAACCGAGCTCAGGTCTTCATGATACAAAG TGCTCTTGTTTGGGGTTCCAAGTTGCACAAAAGGTTGCCAAAGGGGCTGAAATAGACAGAAAATCCATGTTCTTTAACTTGGAACGCTCATTATCAGTTTTCCCCAAAAGAC ATGTGCTGAATTCTGTAAAGCCCAATTCTGTCGGTGCAGAGTCTCTTGTTAAGTGTATTTTTGGCATGTCGGACATAGAAAGTGCTCTGTCCAAGATATGTCCTCATGGAAGTGGTCCTTGTCTCATGGGTTCTGCATGCCT GCATCACTCACTTGTTAAGTCGCTTAAAATTCTCATACGCAGAGCTCGGCATTGCCATCATTTGAGATTATTGGAGAAGCATTGTTTTATTACATCTCCAAATCCGAATGCTATTAAAAATTCTGGTTGCATCTTTGAG GGAGAAAGGCGGGGTAACAGTGTACTGAAGAAATCTCAGTGTTGTACTACTGATTCTTGCAATGGTTCTCCAGCAGCCATTGATTCTCATTCTGAGGCAATTAAGTCTTACTGCTTGAAAAGTCAGGTGGTGTCCTTTGTATGGGCTGTTTGTAGGAGTATTATTCCACCAGATTTGCTAGGAACTCCTTCTAACTGGAGAATGTTGAGGAGAAATATTTCCAAGTTCATTTGTCTTAgaagatttgaaaatttttctttaaagcaATGTATGCATAAATTGAAAACATCTAGGTTCCCATTTTTATCAGATAAACAGTATTTCTGCTGCATGAATAATCAGGCACCAAAAGGCGTAGATGGAAAAAGTTCAGAAATTAATAAAGGATCCACTAAATTGAATGATGCCGCACATCttgtaaaacaaaaagtcTTAGAAAGCTGGATTTATTGGTTCTTTTCATCTATAATTGTTCCTTTGTTGCAAGCCAACTTCTATGTCACTGAGAGTGAGAATGGGAAGCAAGATTTATATTACTATCAAAAGTCAGTGTGGGAGAAAGTGAAGAATAAGACCGTTACTTGCATGAAAGCTCAGAACTATCATTACTTGGATACTGCAACAACTAGAAGGATTATAAGAAAAAGATTGTTTGGTTTTTCAAAGCTCCGGATTTGTCCAAAAGAATATGGAGTGAGGTTGCTAGCAAATTTAAAAGCATCATCAAGAATGCCAAGGCAAGAGTTCTATTTGGGAGATCGGTCCGGTGGAAGACTAGGAAGAACAAAAATGCATCAGAGAAGGGTCAGATTTGAACATTTTAAGTCAGTGAATCGTGTTCTTCGTGATACACATGCTGTTTTAAAATCTATACGATTCAAGGAGCCAGAGAAGTTAGGTTCATCAGTGTTTGATTACAATGATGTCTACAGAAAGTTGTGCCCTTTTGTAATTGGTTTGAAGAATGGATCGGCAATGATGCCTGATGTATTTATTGTTGTTTCTGATGTGTCAAAAGCCTTTGATTCTGTTGACCAGGATAAGCTGCTTTGTGTAATGAAAGATGTCCTAAGAACAGATGAATACTTTCTCAAACATGCTTATGAAGTTCTTTGCACAAagaaatctttgtgggttcaTGAGAAGCCTATATTAGTGGATCAAAATACCAGCTCGAGATTTAAATCTTCTGTCGTACACCGATCATTGCACAGTGTCCTTGTTAATCAG GAGTGTAGTAGGTCTGTGAAGAAGCAGGAGCTATTTTTTAATCTAAATCAACATGTGAAACGCAATGTTCTGCAGTTGGATAAGAAGTTTTATTTGCAAGGTGTAGGCATTCCTCAAGGAAGTGTTTTGTCTTCTTTGCTTTGCTCATTATACTATGGACATCTGGACAGGAATGTGATCTTTCCATTTCTTGAAAAAACTTGGGAACCTGCAAGAGTAGATTTATCAAGAGGACATAATTTTGAAGACACTTCTGCTGCACAGAGTGGTAGTGAGGATAAAATTGGTTCGTCCTCTAGTCATTTTCTAGTAAGGTTTATTGATgactttcttttcatttcaacttCAAAGAAGCAGGCTTCTAGCTTCTACTCCAGGTTGCAAAGAGGATTTCGGGATTACAACTGCTTCATGAATGAGAAAAAGTTTGGCGTAAACTTTAATATTCGACCGATGCCTGGGCTGCCATCAAACAGAGTATACCTTGGTGAAGACGGCATATCATTCCTTCGATATTGTGGTTTGCTTATCAATTCTTGCACTCTCGAAGTTCAGGCAGACTACACAAA GTATTTGAGCAACCATTTAAGTTCAACTCTTACTGTCAGCTGGCAAGGCCAACCTAGTCGTcatttgaaggaaaaattgTGTGACTATATGAGACCTAAATGTCATCCAATATTCTTTGATTCCAACATTAATTCAGCATCTGTTGTGAGATTAAATATCTACCAAGCGTTCTTGTTATGTGCAATGAAGTTCCATTGTTATGTTCGCGACATATCAAACATATGGAAACTTTGCAATAGATCCTATGCTAACATGATCAAGAGATCTTTGAG GTACATGTATGTGCTCATAAAGAGAAGGATGCGTTCTGTGTATAATGGTTCTGACTTCCAACCAATACTTCAATTGGAAAAGGGAGAAGTTGAGTGGCTTGGTTTATTTGCTTATATCCAAGTACTGAAGAGAAAGCAATCACGGCATAAGGAGTTGCTCTCCTTATTGACATCTAAGTTGTTGAGTCATAAAATAACGGGGTCTGTGTCTTCTCAACTAAGTTATGCTGTTGATAGATCACATTCCTCTCTAATGTGGAAGATCAAGTATTAG
- the LOC117620156 gene encoding telomerase reverse transcriptase isoform X5, protein MLKRQQLGSSFSTDETFSSVTCSDSGFDRNKHGHTEAAMETTSTVSDGDEGNLNHELQQSSERLKKRKRPFRWQRCRKRRQLTSQETSVKGPFTTVLADKESLPGRLSCCLKPSSGLHDTKCSCLGFQVAQKVAKGAEIDRKSMFFNLERSLSVFPKRHVLNSVKPNSVGAESLVKCIFGMSDIESALSKICPHGSGPCLMGSACLHHSLVKSLKILIRRARHCHHLRLLEKHCFITSPNPNAIKNSGCIFEGERRGNSVLKKSQCCTTDSCNGSPAAIDSHSEAIKSYCLKSQVVSFVWAVCRSIIPPDLLGTPSNWRMLRRNISKFICLRRFENFSLKQCMHKLKTSRFPFLSDKQYFCCMNNQAPKGVDGKSSEINKGSTKLNDAAHLVKQKVLESWIYWFFSSIIVPLLQANFYVTESENGKQDLYYYQKSVWEKVKNKTVTCMKAQNYHYLDTATTRRIIRKRLFGFSKLRICPKEYGVRLLANLKASSRMPRQEFYLGDRSGGRLGRTKMHQRRVRFEHFKSVNRVLRDTHAVLKSIRFKEPEKLGSSVFDYNDVYRKLCPFVIGLKNGSAMMPDVFIVVSDVSKAFDSVDQDKLLCVMKDVLRTDEYFLKHAYEVLCTKKSLWVHEKPILVDQNTSSRFKSSVVHRSLHSVLVNQECSRSVKKQELFFNLNQHVKRNVLQLDKKFYLQGVGIPQGSVLSSLLCSLYYGHLDRNVIFPFLEKTWEPARVDLSRGHNFEDTSAAQSGSEDKIGSSSSHFLVRFIDDFLFISTSKKQASSFYSRLQRGFRDYNCFMNEKKFGVNFNIRPMPGLPSNRVYLGEDGISFLRYCGLLINSCTLEVQADYTKYLSNHLSSTLTVSWQGQPSRHLKEKLCDYMRPKCHPIFFDSNINSASVVRLNIYQAFLLCAMKFHCYVRDISNIWKLCNRSYANMIKRSLRYMYVLIKRRMRSVYNGSDFQPILQLEKGEVEWLGLFAYIQVLKRKQSRHKELLSLLTSKLLSHKITGSVSSQLSYAVDRSHSSLMWKIKY, encoded by the exons ATGTTGAAGAGACAGCAGCTCGGTAGTTCTTTCAGCACTGATGAAACATTCAGTTCTGTTACCTGCAGTGATAGTGGATTTGATAGGAATAAGCATGGCCATACTGAAGCAGCTATGGAAACAACCAGCACTGTTAGCGATGGCGATGAGGGTAATTTAAATCATGAACTTCAACAGAGTTCAGAAAGGCTTAAGAAGCGTAAAAGACCATTTAGATGGCAGCGCTGCAGGAAGCGCAGACAATTAACTTCTCAAGAAACCAGCGTTAAGGGTCCTTTCACAACAGTTCTTGCTGACAAAGAGAGCTTACCTGGCAGGCTTTCTTGTTGCTTGAAACCGAGCTCAGGTCTTCATGATACAAAG TGCTCTTGTTTGGGGTTCCAAGTTGCACAAAAGGTTGCCAAAGGGGCTGAAATAGACAGAAAATCCATGTTCTTTAACTTGGAACGCTCATTATCAGTTTTCCCCAAAAGAC ATGTGCTGAATTCTGTAAAGCCCAATTCTGTCGGTGCAGAGTCTCTTGTTAAGTGTATTTTTGGCATGTCGGACATAGAAAGTGCTCTGTCCAAGATATGTCCTCATGGAAGTGGTCCTTGTCTCATGGGTTCTGCATGCCT GCATCACTCACTTGTTAAGTCGCTTAAAATTCTCATACGCAGAGCTCGGCATTGCCATCATTTGAGATTATTGGAGAAGCATTGTTTTATTACATCTCCAAATCCGAATGCTATTAAAAATTCTGGTTGCATCTTTGAG GGAGAAAGGCGGGGTAACAGTGTACTGAAGAAATCTCAGTGTTGTACTACTGATTCTTGCAATGGTTCTCCAGCAGCCATTGATTCTCATTCTGAGGCAATTAAGTCTTACTGCTTGAAAAGTCAGGTGGTGTCCTTTGTATGGGCTGTTTGTAGGAGTATTATTCCACCAGATTTGCTAGGAACTCCTTCTAACTGGAGAATGTTGAGGAGAAATATTTCCAAGTTCATTTGTCTTAgaagatttgaaaatttttctttaaagcaATGTATGCATAAATTGAAAACATCTAGGTTCCCATTTTTATCAGATAAACAGTATTTCTGCTGCATGAATAATCAGGCACCAAAAGGCGTAGATGGAAAAAGTTCAGAAATTAATAAAGGATCCACTAAATTGAATGATGCCGCACATCttgtaaaacaaaaagtcTTAGAAAGCTGGATTTATTGGTTCTTTTCATCTATAATTGTTCCTTTGTTGCAAGCCAACTTCTATGTCACTGAGAGTGAGAATGGGAAGCAAGATTTATATTACTATCAAAAGTCAGTGTGGGAGAAAGTGAAGAATAAGACCGTTACTTGCATGAAAGCTCAGAACTATCATTACTTGGATACTGCAACAACTAGAAGGATTATAAGAAAAAGATTGTTTGGTTTTTCAAAGCTCCGGATTTGTCCAAAAGAATATGGAGTGAGGTTGCTAGCAAATTTAAAAGCATCATCAAGAATGCCAAGGCAAGAGTTCTATTTGGGAGATCGGTCCGGTGGAAGACTAGGAAGAACAAAAATGCATCAGAGAAGGGTCAGATTTGAACATTTTAAGTCAGTGAATCGTGTTCTTCGTGATACACATGCTGTTTTAAAATCTATACGATTCAAGGAGCCAGAGAAGTTAGGTTCATCAGTGTTTGATTACAATGATGTCTACAGAAAGTTGTGCCCTTTTGTAATTGGTTTGAAGAATGGATCGGCAATGATGCCTGATGTATTTATTGTTGTTTCTGATGTGTCAAAAGCCTTTGATTCTGTTGACCAGGATAAGCTGCTTTGTGTAATGAAAGATGTCCTAAGAACAGATGAATACTTTCTCAAACATGCTTATGAAGTTCTTTGCACAAagaaatctttgtgggttcaTGAGAAGCCTATATTAGTGGATCAAAATACCAGCTCGAGATTTAAATCTTCTGTCGTACACCGATCATTGCACAGTGTCCTTGTTAATCAG GAGTGTAGTAGGTCTGTGAAGAAGCAGGAGCTATTTTTTAATCTAAATCAACATGTGAAACGCAATGTTCTGCAGTTGGATAAGAAGTTTTATTTGCAAGGTGTAGGCATTCCTCAAGGAAGTGTTTTGTCTTCTTTGCTTTGCTCATTATACTATGGACATCTGGACAGGAATGTGATCTTTCCATTTCTTGAAAAAACTTGGGAACCTGCAAGAGTAGATTTATCAAGAGGACATAATTTTGAAGACACTTCTGCTGCACAGAGTGGTAGTGAGGATAAAATTGGTTCGTCCTCTAGTCATTTTCTAGTAAGGTTTATTGATgactttcttttcatttcaacttCAAAGAAGCAGGCTTCTAGCTTCTACTCCAGGTTGCAAAGAGGATTTCGGGATTACAACTGCTTCATGAATGAGAAAAAGTTTGGCGTAAACTTTAATATTCGACCGATGCCTGGGCTGCCATCAAACAGAGTATACCTTGGTGAAGACGGCATATCATTCCTTCGATATTGTGGTTTGCTTATCAATTCTTGCACTCTCGAAGTTCAGGCAGACTACACAAA GTATTTGAGCAACCATTTAAGTTCAACTCTTACTGTCAGCTGGCAAGGCCAACCTAGTCGTcatttgaaggaaaaattgTGTGACTATATGAGACCTAAATGTCATCCAATATTCTTTGATTCCAACATTAATTCAGCATCTGTTGTGAGATTAAATATCTACCAAGCGTTCTTGTTATGTGCAATGAAGTTCCATTGTTATGTTCGCGACATATCAAACATATGGAAACTTTGCAATAGATCCTATGCTAACATGATCAAGAGATCTTTGAG GTACATGTATGTGCTCATAAAGAGAAGGATGCGTTCTGTGTATAATGGTTCTGACTTCCAACCAATACTTCAATTGGAAAAGGGAGAAGTTGAGTGGCTTGGTTTATTTGCTTATATCCAAGTACTGAAGAGAAAGCAATCACGGCATAAGGAGTTGCTCTCCTTATTGACATCTAAGTTGTTGAGTCATAAAATAACGGGGTCTGTGTCTTCTCAACTAAGTTATGCTGTTGATAGATCACATTCCTCTCTAATGTGGAAGATCAAGTATTAG